TTTTGCCAAAGGTTTTTATAAATAAAAATATAAGCTTAAAAGCAAAATTTTGGTTTGTTAAAATTCTTTTAAAGGCTAAAATTTGAGAGTTTTATTTGTGATATCAACCATTGGTAGAGGCGGGGCTGAGCGCGTTATGAGCGTTTTATCAAATGAGTTATCAAAAAGCATTGATGTTAGTATTTTAAAATTTGATGATAGTAAGCCTTTTTATGAAATTTCAAACAAAGTTAAGGTTTTTAGCCTAAAAAGTAGCGTTGGCGATCAAGGTATAGCTGGGAATTTTAAAAAAAGATTTGGCAAGGTATTTAAAATTCGCAAATTTATAAAAAACAATAAATTTGACGCTATTATTCCGTTTTTAGATACTACAAATATCTTAGTTTTGCTTGCAAATTTAGGCTTAAAAAACAGAGTCATAGCTTCAGAGCATAACAACTATAAATTTTTATCAAGCCCATTTTTAAGGATATTAAGAAGGGTAGTTTATCCTTTAGCAGATGGTTTAACGATGCTAACTAAATTTGACTGGGATTATTATAAATTTGTAAAAAATAGAGCAATTTTACCAAATCCAATGTTTGAATTTAAAAAGAGTAGTTTTAGTAAGGAAAATCTCATCTTAAGTGCTGGTAGGCTCATACCACATAAAGGTTTTGATGCGTTTTTACGCTCGATTTCTTTGGCTGATAAAGAGCTTTTAAACGGTTGGCAAGTCATTATCGCTGGAGATGGAGAAGAAAGAGCAAATTTAGAAAAAATGGCTAAAGATTTAGGTCTTGATGTGTGTTTTGTTGGATTTGTTAAAGATATACAAAACTACTACACAAGAGCTAAAATAGTTGCTGTAAATAGCAGGAAAGAGGGCTTTTGTAATATTTTGATGGAAAGTATTTATTTTGAGTGTGCTAGAATTTCAACTGATTGTATAGCAGGACCAAGTGAGCTTATAAATGACGGCGTGGACGGCTTTTTATGCAAGGTAGATGATGAAAAAGAATTTTCTAAAAAGTTAGAAATTTTACTAAAAGATGAGAATTTAAGATATAAATTTACTCAAAATGCAAATTTAAGAAAAGATGAGTTTAAAGTGGAAAATATAACTAAAAAATGGCTTGATTTTATAGAAATTTGCATAAAAGGATAGAGTTTGAAAAAGCCATTAATTAGCGTAATAGTTCCTGTTTATAATGTAGAAAAATACCTAAATGAGTGCTTAGAAAGCATTGTAAATCAAACTTATGAAAATTTAGAAATTATTTTAGTTGATGATGGAAGTAGTGATAGTTCAGGCAAAATTTGTGATGAGTTTGCCTTAAAAGATAGCCGAATAAAAGTAATCCATAAAAAAAATGGCGGTTTATCAAGTGCTAGAAATTCTGGCATAGACATCGCAAACGGGGAGTATTTAAGCTTTATAGATAGTGATGATATGGTTGATAAAAATTTTATACTAACGCTTTTTGGTTTAATACAAAAAAGTTCTTTAAAACTATCTTCCGTGGGCTTTAAAGCCTTTTATAAAAATTTAGATGAATTGCCAGATAAAAGTTATGAAAAAATCATTAGCGATGAAGAGTATTTTAAAAATATATTTATAGGAAATGATGATTTTAGATGTGCATCTTGTAAATTTCTTTTTCATAAAAGTTTGTTTGAAAATTTAAGGTTTCCAGTTGGCGAGCTTTATGAAGATGTGGCTATTTTTGGAGAGATTATGGTTGGAGCCAAAAAGGTCATAATGAGCGATGAAAGGCTCTATTTTTACCGAATGAGAGATGGTTCTATAGTTCATAGTTTTTCGCCTAGGCATTTTGATTTTTTAAAACAAGCTGAAATTTTAGTAAGCATAGCTGCTAATAAATATCCACATTTAACCCCTATCACAAAATACTATCTAAGTAGCGTTAGAATGGCGATAAGCTTTGATATTTTAAAGTCAAATAGTTTAGAATTTGATAGCTTTTTAAAAAAGAGTAGTAAATTTATAAGAGAAAATTTCACTTCTGTTTTTAGAACTAAAAGCTTAAATAAAAAAACTAAAATTTTGGTTTTGATTTTGGGTCTAAGTAGTTCTTTATTTAAGCTAATATATAGAATTTTTGGTGGTAAAAAGTGAAAAAATTAAGCGTTTTTATCTACTCGATGGCTGGCGGTGGAGCTGAAAGAGTCGTTTCAAATTTGCTTCCTAACCTAGCAAATGAGTATGAAATTTATCTTGTTTTAATGAGAGATAAGATTGATTATAAGCTGCCAGATGGCATAAAGGTTTTTTTTATAGAAAATTCAGCCCCTTTTGAAAATGGCATAAAAAAACTTCTAAAACTGCCATTTTTAGCTATAAAATACAAAAAACTTTGTGAAAATTTAGGCATTAAAAATCACTTCGTTTGGATGGTAAGACCTTGTTTTGTAGCTGCTATAGCTAGAATTTTAGGCTTAAGTGGAAAGTTTGTTTTTAATGAGTGCTCTACCCCTTCAGTTCTTTATAAAGATAGTAGTTTTAAATCAAAAATAAGCAAATTTCTTATCAAAAAGCTTTATAAAAAAGCTGACTTTATCTTGCCAAATTCAAAAGAGGCTTATGATGATTTAGCATGTAATTTTGGGATTAAAAAAGATAAAATGAGCATTTTATACAACGCTGTTGACATTAATTTTATAGAGCAAAAATCCTTAGAAAATATAGAATTTAATGGCAAATTTTTCCTAAGTGTTGGTAGGCTTGATGAGAATAAAAACCACGAAACGCTCATCCGCTCTTACGCTCTTATAAAAGAGCCAAAGTTAGACCTTATTATTCTAGGAACTGGTGTTTTAAAGGATTATTTACAAAATTTAATAAATAAGCTAAATTTGGCTAAAAAAGTTCATCTTTTGGGTTTTGATGCAAATCCTTATAAGTACATGTCAAAGTGTGAAGCTTTTGTTTTTACTTCAAAGGTTGAGGGTTTTTCAAATGTTTTAATAGAAGCTTTAGCGTGTGGGGCATTTGTTATAAGTAGTGATCACAAAAGCGGGGCTAGAGAGCTTTTAGGTAGCCATGAGTGGGGGATTTTGGTTCCAGTTAGCGATATAAAATCCACAGCAGCTGCTATGCAAAAAGTAATAAATGAGCCAAATTTGGTACTAGATTACAAAGCGAAGGCAAAAGATAGAGCAAAATTTTTTGATAAAGATAGAATTTCTAAAGAGCTTATTGAAAACTTAAACGAGATATATGTATAAAACTTATGCCAAATTTATAAGGTTTTTATAAAAAATGGTTAAAATATAGCACGAAAATTTTAAAATAGGGTTTAAATGATAGATATTGATTTAAATAAACGAAGATGGGTTATTGTTTTTATATTCATCACTTTTATGTTTGGGGTTATTTCTAGGCTTTATTGGATTGATTGGGCGAGTGATTATCCTGAGATGATTCATGATGGTCAAGTTATGATAAATACAAACGACGGATACGCTTTTGCTGAGGGTGCAAGGGACATTATCGCTGGTTTTCACCAACCAAATGATTTAAGTTATGTAAATCACACAATGTCTAAATTTACAGCTTTTATTTACCATATAGTGCCTTTTAGTTTTGAAACTATTATTTTATATATGAGTGTATTTTTTAGTTCACTTCTTGTTGTTCCGGTTTTGCTTATAGCTAGGGAATTTAGGGTTAGTGGAGCTGGAATAGTAGCAGCAGCAAGTTCTGTTGTAGCGGTTAGTTACTATAACAGGACGATGGCAGGATATTATGATACTGATATGTTAAATATCGTTCTTCCTTGCTTTGTGCTTTGGGGACTTATAAGAATAACGGTTAGGCAAGATAGATTTTCTATAATAATAGCTCCTATTTTTGGGCTTTTTTATCACTGGTGGTATCCATCTAGCTTTACATTAATTGGTGCTATGGCGGGAATGTTTTTGTTATATACGCTTGTTTTTGAAAGAAAAAGCTTACAAAATTATCAAGCTTTGCTTCTTTTAATAGTTGCTGTAACAAATCTCTCAGCTACTTTTAGATTAATATCAATTATCGCTTTATATCTGCTTTTTATGAAAAAAGAAGATATTAAAGTATTAGCAGCAGTTGGAGCTTTGGTGCTTTTTGTTTTTATTTTAAAAGGTGGCTTAAACCCTATTTGGTTTATGCTTAAATTTTATGTAGTAAGAGATACAACAGAAGCCTTGTCTTCGTCATTTCACTTTTTTAGTGTAAATCAAACCATTCAAGAATCAGGTGCTATGGATTGGGATTATTTTATGACTAGGATTAGTTCTCATCCATTTTTCTTTATTTTAGGAGCTATTGGTTATTTGCTTTTTTGTTTTAAACATAGAGCATTTCTTATATCTCTTCCTATACTTGCTCTTGGTATTTTATCTATTAGATCAGGGCTTAGATTTACTATATATGCAGTTCCTATAATGGCTTTAGGGCTTGGTTTTTTGGTAAATTTCTTACTTGATTTTTTTAAGGTTAAAGGAGCTTTAAAGCTTAGTGGAATTATCGCTTTAACAGTTGTAGCTGTTTTTCCTGCTCTTAAACATATAAAAAACTATACAAGTCCAACTGTATTTTTTAACGCTGAAACTCAAGTGTTAGAGCGTCTTAAAAGCATTTCTGATAGAGAAGATTATGTAGTTGCTTGGTGGGATTATGGATACCCGATTCGCTACTACGCTGATGTTAAAACCCTAATAGATGGTGGAAAACATCTTGGAAATCATAATTTTCCAGTTAGTTTTGCTCTAACAAAAGATCTTGTAAGTTCGGCAAATATGAGCAGATTAGCAGTTGAATATACAGAAAAAGCCTTTAATGATAAAAATATTAGCTCACCTTTTAAGGCTATGATGAAAGATTATGGCTTTGATGATCCAAATCTTTTTTTAACCAGTTTATCTTTAAAAGATTTTACTCTTCCACAAAAAACTAGAGATATTTATTACTATTTACCAGCTAGAATGATAGGAATTTACTCAGTTGTTTGGTATTTTTCAAACATTGATTTAACAACAGGCAAGGGATATGATCAGCCGTTTTTTGCTTCTGCTAGGTTTGTTCAGGTTAATAACAGTGGTCTAGTTTTGGATAATGGCATGACCTTATCAACTGATATGAAAAACATCATCTATGGTTCACAAAGCATTCCTATTAGGGGTTTTTATGAGACAAGATATGATGAGAGTGGAAAATTTAGCGTTAGCGAGATAATTGCTGATAAGGATGGAATTTTAAATGTTATAATTTTAAGTGATGGAACATTTATAATCACAGACAACAAGGCCTTTAACTCAGCTTATGTACAGCTTTTTATGCTAGAACGCTACGATAGTGAAATTTATGAATTAGTCATATCTACGCCATTAGCAAAAGTCTATAAGCTAAAAATTTAAGGATATATAGTGGCTAGGATAGGTTTTTTATCTCATAGCGATATGAGCCTTTATTATTTTCGTAAGCCCATAATGAAAGAGCTTAAAAATTTGGGTCATGAAATCTTTGCTATATCTCCTAAGGGGGAGTTTTCTAAACTACTAGAAGATGAGTTTAATGTCATAAATTATGAGATAAAAGCTGGATCAATCAATCCTTTTAGAGTTATTAGTGATTTTAACTCCTTAAAAGATGCCTTAAGAGATCTAAATTTAGATATGCTTCAAACAGCAGCTCATAAAAGCAACACCTTTGGAACATTTGCGGCTAAAAGCGTAGGGATTAAAAACGTTATAAATTTAGTAGAAGGACTAGGAAGTTTTTATGTGGAAGATAATTTTAAGAGTTTAGCCATTAGATTTATCTTAAATAGACTAAATAAAAAAGCCTTTAGATTAAGTGATAAAACTATCTTTGTAAATGATAGCGACCCAGATTATATGATAAAAAAAGGAATTATCAAAGAAAACAAAGTTGTTCGTATAAAAAGCGTAGGCGTTGATGCAAGTTATTTTGATCCAGAAAGTGCTACTCCTTATCCTTTTAATACAGATAAAAAAGTAGTTATGATGATAGGACGCGCTTTATGGCATAAAGGAATAAGAGAATTTTACCAAGCGGCTGAAATTTTAAAAGATAGAAAAGATGTGCTTTTTGTCTTTGTTGGAGATGTGTATGAAGGCAATAAAAGCAGCGCTGGTAGCGACTTTTTGCTAGGTAAAAATGTCCTTTGGATACGCTGGAGTGATAAGATAAAAGAGCTTTTAAAAGCATCGTATCTTTACGCTTTGCCAAGCTATAAAGAGGGTTTTCCTAGAACTGTTTTAGAAGCTATGAGTATGGCAAAACCTTGCGTTGTTAGTGATGTTAGTGGGTGTAATGAAGCGATAAAAGATGGCTTTAATGGCCTACTTTGTAAACCCATGGACTCAAAAGATTTAGCCACAAAGATAGCGATGCTTTTAAATGATGATGAGATGGCGTTGGAATTTGGAAGAAACGGTAGAAATTTAGTTATAAAAAATTATAACCAGCCTATTATTACTAAAAAATATTTAGAAGTTTATAAGGAATTTATAGATGTATAAGGCGTTTTTAAAAAGATTAATTGATATTTTAGCAAGTTTAATTTTAATTATTTTAACCTTGCCTTTGATGATAATAATCTATTTTTTAATCAAATTTAAAATCTCAAAAAGCCCGATTTTTAGGCAAATTCGCCCAGGACTTAATGAAAAACTTTTTACTATTTATAAATTTAAAACGATGAGTGATGAGGTTGATGAAAATGGAAATTTATTAAGCGATGAGTTAAGGCTAGATAAATTTGGAGCAAAAATTAGAAGCCTAAGCCTTGATGAGTTGCCACAGCTTTTTAATGTGCTAAAAGGAGATATGAGTTTTATAGGACCGCGTCCGCTTTTAACTGAGTATTTACCACTTTATAATGAAACCCAAAAACTTCGCCATAATGTTCGTCCAGGCATAACTGGACTTGCACAAGTTAATGGAAGAAACGCTATTTCGTGGAGTAAAAAATTTGAGTATGATTCGTATTACGCTAAAAATTTAAGCTTTTGTTTAGATCTGAAAATCGCATTTTTAACTATAAAAAAAGTGATAATTAAAGAAGGAATTAATAAAGATGGAATGGCTACAACAGAGAAATTCAATGGCACAAACTAAAAGCATTTATATTTATGGAAGTGGTGGTCATGGCAAGGTTGTAGCTGAGATTGCAAAGCTATGTGGATATAAAAACATTATTTTTTTAGATGATAAAAACGGGCTTAAATTTAGTGAGAATTTAGATAAATTTGATATGATAATCGCCATTGGAGATAATAAAACTAGGGCAAATTTACAAGAAAAAGCACAAAATTTTGGCTTTAATGTAGTTAGTTTAATCCACCCAAACGCTATTATTTCAAACTCAGCCGTGATTAAAAAAGGCGTTGTAATAATGGCAGCAGCGGTTGTAAATGCGAACGCTATAATTGAAAATGGAGCGATTATCAACACAAACGCAGTTGTTGAGCATGACTGCGTAGTTGGAGAGTTTTCGCATCTTAGCCCAAATGTTTCAGTTGCAGGTGGCGTAAAAGTTGGAGAATTTTCTCATTTAGGAATAGGAAGCTCAGTGATACAAAACATTAAAATTGGTAAAAACTCAATCATTGGAGCAGGGGCTGTGGTGATAAAAGATATACCACAAAACAGCGTCGCAGTTGGCGTTCCAGCAAGAGTTATAAAGCAAAATTTATAAATATTTCAAATAAAGGAGAAAAAATGGCAGTTGATGTAAATGGAGTAGAACTTCAAAGTGGAGATAGTATAGTTGTGATTAAGGATTTAAAGCTAAAAGGGTCTAAAAATAGCGTAAAACAAGGCACAAAAGCAAAAATTCGCTTAACTAAAAATGATAATGAAGTTGAGTGTAAGCTTGATAAACTTGGAACTGTTATTTTAAAAACCGAATTTATAAGAAAAGCTTAAATTTTTTGAAGTAAAATAACGCTTTTATTTTAAGGAAAAATATGGCACGAGTATTTTTAAGTCCGCCAAATATGGGTGGAAATGAGTTAGAATATATAAAAAAAGTTTTTGAAAGCAACTACATAGCACCACTTGGTGAGTATGTGGATAAATTTGAAAATAGTGTAAAAAATTTCTGTAAGGTAAATTCGGCACTTGCACTAAACTCAGGCACAGCGGCAATCCACCTAGCTTTAAAAAGCCTTGGAGTAAAAGATGGCGATGTTGTTCTTGGTTCAACTTTTACTTTTATGGCTTCGCTAAATCCGGTATTTTACGAAAGATGCGAGGCTATTTTAATTGATAGCGATGAGAGCTGGAATTTAAGCCCAAAACTTTTAAAAAAAGCCATAAATTTAGCACCTAAAAAGCCATTTGCTTTAATCGTAACTCATCTTTACGGTCAATCTGCTAAGATGGATGAAATTTTAGAAATTTGCCAAAATGAGGGTATTAAGGTCATTGAAGATGCAGCTGAAGCACTTGGCGGATTTTACAAGGACAATGCCCTTGGAACGCTAGGACATGCTGGAGCGTTAAGCTTTAATGGAAATAAAATCATCACAACAAGTGGCGGTGGAATGCTAGTTTCAAACGATGAAAACTTAGTTAAAAAAGCTAGATTTTTAAGCACTCAAGCAAGAGAGCCACTTTTGCATTACGAACACAAAACTTATGGATACAACTACCGCTTAAGCAATGTTTTAGGTGCCATTGGCGTGGGACAAATGGAAGTTTTAGATAAAAGAGTTGCTAAAAAACGAGAAGTTTTTGAAAAATATAAGCAAAATTTATCAAATTTGAGCGTTGAATTTATGCCTGAAATTCCAAACTCAAAGGGAAATAGATGGCTTACAACTTTGCTTTTTAAAGAAAAAAATGCTCATCTAAAAGTTATTGAAGCCTTAAATAAAGCTGATATTGAAAGCAGACCTTTGTGGAAGCCTATGCATTTACAGCCTGTTTTTAAAGGAACTTTAAGCGTGGTTGATGGCACAAGTGAGGATTTTTTTAGTAGGGGAATTTGCCTTCCAAGTGGTAGTGATATAAGCGATAACGATATAGATAGAGTTTGTGAGATTATAAAAAGTAATATAATATGATTAAATTTCTAGAGCCAACTAAATTTAAAAGATTTCTATTTTTTATATTTTTTGATGTTTTTATATCTATATTTTCAACTACATCGGCATTTTTCTTAAGATTTAATGGCGATATACCAAATGAGTTTTATAAAGGGCTTTTATTATGTGCGTTTAGCATGGCTATTTTAAGGGTTTTCTTTCTGTGGATAGCTAAAATTTATATGGTTCCGTGGAGATTTTTTGGGCTATATGAAGGGCGTAAAATTTTCAATGCTCACATATTTGCGATGTTTTCATTTATGGTTATATATTTTTTACTTGATGATGTTTTTAACCCCTTTCCAAGAAGCGTTATTATAATCGACTCAGCCCTTTGCTATATCCTTATAAGCGGGCTAAGAATTTCTAAAAGAATGATGTATAGCTCAAAAAGCGAAAACAACGAGCCTTGCATTGTTATTGGCGCAACAAATAAAGCTCTTCATGTTTTAAAAGGCATGAAAGAGGGCTATATCAACTACTACGCAGTTGGTGTTTATGACGCAAGAAAAGAAAAAGTTGGCACAACTTGTGAAAATTTTGTAGTTGAAGATAAGAGTCAAATTTCAAAAGATATAAAAAAACACAGTGTAAAAACTGCAATCATAGCTTTAAAGCTAAACCAAACTGAGCTAAATTCTTTACATGATGAGCTTATGAGTTATGGCATTGTAAATGTTAAGATTTTTTCGCTTATAGAAGGTGGAGAGATACGAAATATCACAGTTGAAGATCTCTTAGCAAGAAAGCCAAAAGATCTTGACAAAGAAGTAGTTAGAAATTTTATAAAAGATAAAGTTGTCTTAGTAACTGGAGCGGGTGGGACAATAGGAAGTGAAATTTGCAAACAATGCCTTGAATATGGTGCTAAAAAGCTTGTAATGGTTGATCATAGCGAGTTTAATCTATACCAAATAAATGAAGCTACAAATTCAGATATTAGAAATGAACTAAAGCTTGTAAATATTGTTTATAGAGATGATTTAGAAGAAATTTTTAGCAAATTTAGACCAGATGTTGTAGTTCACGCAGCAGCTTATAAGCATGTTCCAATGTGTGAGTTTAACCCTAAAATGGCTGTTGTAAACAACATAATAGGCACAAAAAATGTAATTGATTTAAGCGTAGAGTACGAAGTAAAAAAAGTAGTTTTAATCTCCACTGATAAAGCCGTTCGCCCTACAAATGTAATGGGTGCAACAAAAAGAGTGTGTGAGCTTTACGCATTAAATTCAAACGAAATATCTAAGGCGGAGATAGTTGCTGTTAGATTTGGTAATGTTTTAGGAAGTAGCGGTAGTGTGATACCAAAATTTAAAAAACAGATCAAAGAAGATAAAAATTTAACCGTAACTCACCCTGATATTGTTAGGTATTTTATGCTAGTTAGCGAAGCGTGTCAGCTCGTACTTCAAGCTGCAAGTATCGCAAAAGGCGGTGAGCTTTTTGTTTTAGATATGGGAGAGCAGGTAAAAATCGCTGATTTAGCTAAAAAAATGATAAGCTTAGCTGGAAAAGAGGGCGAGTTAAGTGTTGAGTTTGTTGGTCTTAGACCAGGAGAAAAGCTATATGAAGAACTACTTATTGATGAGAGTGATAAAAGAACTAGGTATGAGTCTATTTTTGTAACTAGTAGTGCAAAATATGATCTAAATTTACTAAATTCTCAGATAGAAGATTTAGTAAAAAGTGATGATATAGTTAGAAATTTAAAGGCTATAGTGCCAGAATTTAACCACAAGGATTAAAGTGATTATAAAAGAACTTGAAGAATTTAGAGTAAATCGTCAAAAGATAAGAGCATATCTATGCTATATCTTTACTAGAAATTTTCCCAACTATCTTGAAGATATTAGTTTAGAAATTTTAGAACTTGGGTTTGAAAAAATTTCTCATGAGCTTTTAAGATACGATGCGTTTTATATATTAGATAAAAATGGCTATCAAATAAAAAGCAAAAGCAAACTAAAAGGCTCTGATATGGGCGATGGGCTAAATAGAAGCCTTAGATCCTACTACTATAACGCAGTAAGAGAGAAAAGATGCTATCTTAGTGAGCCATATCCATCTTCTTTAAATGGTGAGCTTTGTGTAACTATCTCAATGCCGATATATGATATAAATAAAGAGCTTTTATATGTCGTTTGTGCTGATATAGGCTTGGTTGATATATTAAGACTTCTTGGTAAAAACTCTATGTTTAGCTGGTTTGGTAGACTTTCAAGATTTAGTTATGCCACTTTAGCTTTATCGCTTTTTTGCGTTGCTATAATTCTTTTTTATCTAGGCATTAAAAGTCTTATATTTAATAGCTTGCATCTCATAAACGCCACTCAAATGTTTGAATCAACCATTCTTCTAACGCTATCTTTGGCTATTTTAGATCTAGTTAAGGCGTTCTTTGAAGAAGAGGTTTTGGGCGTTAGTAATAACAAAGAAAAAGGCTTGTCAAAAACAATGGTCAAATTTATAGCTTCAATCATCATTGCTTTAGCGATTGAGTCTTTGATGTTAGTATTTAAATTTGCTATGACTTCGCCGAGTGAGATAATATACGCAGTTTATCTCATCGTTGCCGTTTCTATTTTGATAGTTGGGCTTAGTTTTTATATCTATATGAGTAGAAAAGTTTAGGAGTTTAAATGGAAATTTTACCAGCGATTGATTTAAAAGATGGCAAAGCTGTTAGGCTTTTAAAAGGCGATATGAATACAGCTAAAATTTACAGCAGCGCCCCTTGGGAAGTAGCAAAAGAATTTGAAGATATGGGAGCAAAGTGGCTTCATATTGTGGATTTGGATGGGGCTTTTAGCGGTAAACCTGAAAATTTTAAAGTCATAGAAAAAATTGTGAGTTTTACAAATTTAAAAGTTGAAGTAGGTGGCGGGATACGAGATGAAGTAAGAATAAAAGATTATCAAAATTTAGGAGTTGATCGCTTCATTTTAGGCTCAATAGCTCTAAAAGATCCAAAATTTGTAAAGCAAATGGCAAAAAATTACTGTATTGGCGTAGGAATTGATGCTAAAGATGGATTTGTGGCAGTTCAAGGTTGGGGCGAGATTTCAACTATAAAAGCTACTGATTTAGCTAAAATTTATGCTGATGCAAATGTAGATGCGATAATTTGTACTGATATCTCAAAAGATGGCACTCTAAGTGGTGTAAATGTAGAATTTACTAATGATATTGCCAAAGCAAGTGGGATAAAAACTATCGCTAGTGGCGGAGTTGCATCATTAGATGATATTAAAAAGCTAAAAAACGAGCCTGAAATTTATGGTTGTATCGTAGGAAAGGCGTATTATGAAGGAAAAATCAACCTAAAAGAGGCTTTTAAAATTTAATAAATTTCTAAAAAATTAAATATTATCTATTTTATATTAGGGGAGTGCTTTGAATAGAGTTATTTTTGTGTTACTACTTATTGTTTTGAGTGGTTTTATTGTTGTTATTTATATAGACATTAATGATAAGGATATTTTTAGCGATAAGCTAAAGTGTTATTTAGGAAATTCTAGCTCTTGCTTTGATCTTGGGGTTGACTTTTTAGTAAAAGATGAAGATATGAATCTTGCAGTTGTTTTTTTTGAAAAAGGCTGTGCTAAAAAACATGCCCAGTCTTGTAATAATCTTGGAGTTCTATATCAGCAGGAGTATCTAAAAGATATTGATAAAGCACAAAAATTTCTTGATAGGGCTTGCGCTTTGGATTATACACCTTCTTGCAATGCACTTGCTTCTATATATCAAGGCGGTACAGAGGTCAAACAGGATTTAAAAAGGGCTTTTGGGTATTATAAAATTTCTTGCGATAAAAACGATTCGTTGGGTTGTAACTCTGTAGGTCTTTTTTATCAAAGCGGACAGGGTGTAAAAGAAGATATGGTTAAAGCTTTTGAGTTTTATGCAAAATCATGCGACCTGGATAATAACACAGGGTGTAACAACTTAGCTATTTTCTATCAAAATGGTTTAGGCGGAGTAAAAAAAGATCTAAAAAAAGCTTCAGAATTTTATTTATCAGCTTGCAAAGCTGGAAATATTACATCTTGCAATAACCTTGGTTTTATGTATCAAAATGGTTTAGGTGTTGTGCAAAATTTAGAGTTAGCAACTAAGTACTATGGATATGCTTGTGCCCAAGGAGAGTCAACAGCTTGCCTTAATCTAGGTGTTTTAACACAAAGTGCGGCGCAGACTATAAATGATTTAGAAATTGCACTAAATTTATTTCAAAAATCATGTGATTTGGGAGATAATACAGGTTGTGGACTTTTGGCTGATATGATTAATATAATAAATAACGGAATATCTAAATAAATAAAATTATGTTCCAAATAAAAGTTTAAGAGTTAAAAAGGTTTTCCCTTTTAACTCTTAAAAATTCTAACTATAGTTAAAAAACATACTTAATATATATAAAAACCATCAAATTAATTGTCTTTTAAAGATAAAACTAATACAATTTGTCATATGTTATTTTAAAGGATAATTAATGAAAAAATTATTTACCTCCTTTGCAATGTTGATACTTCTCATTGGATCTTGTTATGCTGAAATTTCTGAAATAACAAAAAAATCTTATGAGCTTATCAATATTGATAAAGTTAGAGATGATGTAAATCCTATAACCAATAAGCAAAGATGG
The sequence above is a segment of the Campylobacter corcagiensis genome. Coding sequences within it:
- a CDS encoding glycosyltransferase family 4 protein, which translates into the protein MRVLFVISTIGRGGAERVMSVLSNELSKSIDVSILKFDDSKPFYEISNKVKVFSLKSSVGDQGIAGNFKKRFGKVFKIRKFIKNNKFDAIIPFLDTTNILVLLANLGLKNRVIASEHNNYKFLSSPFLRILRRVVYPLADGLTMLTKFDWDYYKFVKNRAILPNPMFEFKKSSFSKENLILSAGRLIPHKGFDAFLRSISLADKELLNGWQVIIAGDGEERANLEKMAKDLGLDVCFVGFVKDIQNYYTRAKIVAVNSRKEGFCNILMESIYFECARISTDCIAGPSELINDGVDGFLCKVDDEKEFSKKLEILLKDENLRYKFTQNANLRKDEFKVENITKKWLDFIEICIKG
- a CDS encoding glycosyltransferase is translated as MKKLSVFIYSMAGGGAERVVSNLLPNLANEYEIYLVLMRDKIDYKLPDGIKVFFIENSAPFENGIKKLLKLPFLAIKYKKLCENLGIKNHFVWMVRPCFVAAIARILGLSGKFVFNECSTPSVLYKDSSFKSKISKFLIKKLYKKADFILPNSKEAYDDLACNFGIKKDKMSILYNAVDINFIEQKSLENIEFNGKFFLSVGRLDENKNHETLIRSYALIKEPKLDLIILGTGVLKDYLQNLINKLNLAKKVHLLGFDANPYKYMSKCEAFVFTSKVEGFSNVLIEALACGAFVISSDHKSGARELLGSHEWGILVPVSDIKSTAAAMQKVINEPNLVLDYKAKAKDRAKFFDKDRISKELIENLNEIYV
- a CDS encoding STT3 domain-containing protein, coding for MIDIDLNKRRWVIVFIFITFMFGVISRLYWIDWASDYPEMIHDGQVMINTNDGYAFAEGARDIIAGFHQPNDLSYVNHTMSKFTAFIYHIVPFSFETIILYMSVFFSSLLVVPVLLIAREFRVSGAGIVAAASSVVAVSYYNRTMAGYYDTDMLNIVLPCFVLWGLIRITVRQDRFSIIIAPIFGLFYHWWYPSSFTLIGAMAGMFLLYTLVFERKSLQNYQALLLLIVAVTNLSATFRLISIIALYLLFMKKEDIKVLAAVGALVLFVFILKGGLNPIWFMLKFYVVRDTTEALSSSFHFFSVNQTIQESGAMDWDYFMTRISSHPFFFILGAIGYLLFCFKHRAFLISLPILALGILSIRSGLRFTIYAVPIMALGLGFLVNFLLDFFKVKGALKLSGIIALTVVAVFPALKHIKNYTSPTVFFNAETQVLERLKSISDREDYVVAWWDYGYPIRYYADVKTLIDGGKHLGNHNFPVSFALTKDLVSSANMSRLAVEYTEKAFNDKNISSPFKAMMKDYGFDDPNLFLTSLSLKDFTLPQKTRDIYYYLPARMIGIYSVVWYFSNIDLTTGKGYDQPFFASARFVQVNNSGLVLDNGMTLSTDMKNIIYGSQSIPIRGFYETRYDESGKFSVSEIIADKDGILNVIILSDGTFIITDNKAFNSAYVQLFMLERYDSEIYELVISTPLAKVYKLKI
- a CDS encoding glycosyltransferase family 2 protein, whose translation is MKKPLISVIVPVYNVEKYLNECLESIVNQTYENLEIILVDDGSSDSSGKICDEFALKDSRIKVIHKKNGGLSSARNSGIDIANGEYLSFIDSDDMVDKNFILTLFGLIQKSSLKLSSVGFKAFYKNLDELPDKSYEKIISDEEYFKNIFIGNDDFRCASCKFLFHKSLFENLRFPVGELYEDVAIFGEIMVGAKKVIMSDERLYFYRMRDGSIVHSFSPRHFDFLKQAEILVSIAANKYPHLTPITKYYLSSVRMAISFDILKSNSLEFDSFLKKSSKFIRENFTSVFRTKSLNKKTKILVLILGLSSSLFKLIYRIFGGKK